A genomic segment from Vibrio panuliri encodes:
- a CDS encoding sodium ion-translocating decarboxylase subunit beta produces the protein MESVLALINDFGFLHLQFGQAIMIVIGLILLYLAIVKKFEPLLLVPIGLGGILANLPDANLAINAVEAAMYSGKQDVLQAFGSILGTTDFGLENLKHAYEMATPTEKMQLHLLAEQYNFSDGMLYTFYSVAIASGVGPLVIFMGVGAMTDFGPLLANPKTLLLGAAAQFGIFATVLGALGLSQLGIMDFSVAQAAAIGIIGGADGPTAIYVSSMLAPELLGAIAVAAYSYMALVPMIQPPIMKALTSDAERQISMTQLRNVSKVEKICFPLMLLILIAMLLPSATPLLGMFCFGNLMRECGVVERLSDTAQNALINIVTIFLGLSVGSKLMADKFLQPQTLGILALGIVAFCVGTAMGIVMAKLMNIVCKEKVNPLIGSAGVSAVPMAARVSNKVGLEANSGNFLLMHAMGPNVAGVIGSAVAAGVMIKYVIGS, from the coding sequence ATGGAAAGCGTATTAGCATTAATTAACGACTTTGGGTTCCTTCATCTGCAATTCGGTCAGGCGATCATGATCGTTATCGGGCTTATTTTGCTCTACTTGGCGATCGTTAAAAAGTTCGAGCCATTATTGTTAGTTCCAATCGGGCTTGGTGGCATCTTGGCGAACTTGCCTGATGCAAACTTAGCGATCAATGCTGTAGAAGCTGCGATGTACAGTGGTAAGCAAGATGTACTACAAGCGTTTGGTTCTATCTTAGGGACTACCGATTTTGGACTGGAGAATCTCAAGCATGCCTATGAAATGGCGACGCCAACAGAAAAGATGCAGCTGCATTTGCTGGCAGAGCAATATAATTTCAGTGACGGTATGCTGTATACATTCTACAGTGTTGCGATTGCTTCTGGCGTCGGCCCGTTAGTGATTTTTATGGGGGTAGGTGCGATGACCGATTTTGGTCCATTGCTCGCTAACCCGAAAACACTCTTATTGGGTGCAGCTGCTCAGTTTGGTATTTTTGCAACCGTATTGGGAGCATTAGGGCTAAGTCAACTGGGTATCATGGACTTTAGCGTTGCTCAAGCCGCTGCGATTGGCATCATTGGTGGTGCTGATGGTCCAACCGCAATCTATGTATCAAGCATGTTGGCTCCGGAGTTACTGGGTGCCATCGCTGTTGCTGCATACTCATATATGGCATTGGTTCCAATGATCCAGCCGCCTATTATGAAAGCGCTAACATCAGACGCAGAACGTCAGATCTCAATGACGCAGCTACGCAATGTGAGTAAGGTTGAGAAGATCTGCTTCCCGCTGATGTTATTGATCTTAATTGCGATGTTATTGCCATCCGCAACGCCACTATTGGGTATGTTCTGCTTCGGCAACTTAATGCGTGAGTGTGGCGTGGTAGAACGATTGAGTGATACGGCACAAAACGCACTGATCAACATCGTGACGATATTCCTTGGTCTATCGGTTGGCTCGAAGCTGATGGCAGATAAGTTTTTACAACCTCAGACTCTTGGCATTTTAGCGTTAGGTATCGTTGCTTTCTGTGTTGGTACGGCGATGGGTATTGTCATGGCGAAGTTGATGAACATAGTTTGCAAAGAAAAGGTTAATCCATTGATTGGTTCGGCTGGGGTTTCTGCTGTACCGATGGCCGCTAGGGTATCAAACAAAGTGGGTCTGGAAGCGAACAGTGGTAACTTCTTATTAATGCATGCTATGGGACCAAACGTAGCGGGCGTAATAGGTTCTGCCGTCGCTGCTGGTGTAATGATCAAGTATGTGATCGGTAGCTAA
- the oadA gene encoding sodium-extruding oxaloacetate decarboxylase subunit alpha — protein sequence MSEVVKPLGITDVVLRDAHQSLFATRLRLDDMLPIAAELDQIGYWSLESWGGATFDSCIRFLGEDPWLRLRELKKAMPNTKQQMLFRGQNILGYRHYADDVVDKFVERAVANGMDVFRVFDALNDPRNLQRAIEAVKKQGAHAQGTICYTTSPVHTMQSWVDVAEQLVEMGVDSIAIKDMAGVMTPYEAGELVSTLKKQLDVELHLHCHSTAGLADMTLLKAIEAGVDRVDTAISSMSGTYGHPATESIVAALKGTERDTGLDIGKLESIAAYFREVRKKYADFEGQLKGIDSRILVAQVPGGMLTNMESQLKQQNAMDKLDQVLEEIPKVREDLGYIPLVTPTSQIVGTQAVINVMMGERYKTISKETAGVLKGEYGQTPAPVNSELQTRVLEGESAITCRPADLIEPEIESLTLEVQEKAKQNDISLSEEIIDDVLTVALFEQVGWKFLENRHNPDAFEPVPSEKVQAKASPNTGTESGVYTVNVNNQAYIVKVNEGADPEVLAAAPQTAAAPAARPVASSGNAEPMPAPLAGNIWKVNVKPGDEVKKDQVLLILEAMKMETEVRAQRDGIVDDVSVSEGDAVQVGDQLLSLA from the coding sequence ATGTCTGAAGTAGTAAAGCCACTTGGCATCACTGACGTTGTATTGCGTGACGCACACCAATCTCTATTCGCTACTCGTCTGCGTTTAGACGATATGTTGCCAATTGCCGCAGAACTTGACCAAATCGGGTACTGGTCACTTGAAAGTTGGGGCGGTGCCACGTTTGACTCATGCATACGCTTCTTAGGTGAAGATCCATGGCTTCGCTTACGCGAACTAAAAAAAGCAATGCCAAATACCAAGCAACAAATGCTATTCCGTGGCCAGAATATTTTGGGTTACCGCCACTATGCCGATGATGTGGTCGACAAGTTTGTCGAACGTGCCGTGGCCAATGGTATGGATGTATTTCGAGTGTTTGACGCTTTGAATGACCCGCGTAACTTACAACGCGCGATTGAAGCAGTGAAAAAGCAAGGCGCCCATGCGCAAGGTACGATTTGCTATACTACTAGCCCTGTACACACCATGCAATCTTGGGTCGATGTTGCCGAGCAGTTGGTTGAAATGGGTGTCGATTCAATTGCAATTAAGGATATGGCGGGAGTCATGACACCTTATGAAGCGGGTGAACTTGTTTCGACTTTGAAAAAGCAGCTCGATGTCGAATTGCATCTTCATTGCCATTCAACTGCTGGTTTGGCAGATATGACCTTACTAAAAGCGATTGAAGCGGGTGTTGATCGCGTTGATACGGCAATTTCATCCATGAGTGGGACCTACGGTCACCCTGCGACAGAGTCGATCGTCGCTGCGCTTAAGGGCACAGAGCGTGATACAGGTTTAGACATCGGTAAGCTTGAGAGTATCGCGGCTTACTTCCGTGAAGTTCGCAAGAAATATGCGGATTTTGAAGGGCAACTTAAGGGTATTGATTCGCGTATTTTGGTCGCTCAGGTTCCCGGCGGAATGCTGACCAATATGGAGAGCCAACTTAAGCAACAAAATGCGATGGACAAGCTTGACCAAGTGCTTGAGGAAATTCCAAAAGTCCGTGAAGACTTGGGATACATCCCGTTGGTGACACCAACCTCGCAAATCGTGGGTACACAGGCGGTGATCAATGTGATGATGGGTGAACGCTACAAAACCATCAGTAAAGAAACCGCGGGTGTATTAAAAGGTGAGTATGGCCAAACGCCTGCGCCAGTTAACAGCGAACTTCAAACTCGTGTGCTGGAAGGAGAGTCGGCTATTACCTGTCGACCAGCCGACCTGATTGAGCCTGAAATTGAGTCTCTCACGCTAGAAGTACAGGAGAAAGCGAAGCAAAACGATATTTCTCTGAGCGAAGAGATCATTGATGACGTGCTCACCGTTGCACTATTTGAACAAGTTGGTTGGAAGTTCTTGGAGAACCGCCACAACCCAGACGCATTTGAACCAGTGCCGAGCGAAAAAGTACAAGCGAAAGCGTCACCAAATACCGGGACAGAGAGCGGCGTTTATACAGTAAACGTGAACAATCAAGCCTATATCGTAAAAGTGAATGAAGGGGCGGATCCTGAAGTCCTTGCTGCCGCGCCTCAAACCGCAGCGGCACCCGCGGCAAGACCAGTTGCTTCATCAGGAAACGCGGAGCCAATGCCAGCACCACTTGCAGGTAACATTTGGAAAGTGAATGTCAAACCTGGTGATGAAGTGAAAAAAGATCAGGTGTTATTGATTCTTGAAGCGATGAAAATGGAAACTGAAGTTCGCGCTCAACGTGATGGTATTGTTGATGATGTATCTGTCTCTGAAGGGGATGCGGTGCAAGTTGGCGACCAACTACTAAGCCTTGCGTAA
- a CDS encoding OadG family protein, whose protein sequence is MSQQPIIYEGFTLMALGMSFVFFFLCLMVVAINLLAKAAALVVPKPIESSAVPERSSSSDDTTIAAITAAIHHHNKLKTNSV, encoded by the coding sequence ATGAGCCAACAACCAATCATTTATGAAGGCTTTACACTCATGGCGCTTGGCATGAGTTTCGTCTTCTTTTTTCTCTGCTTAATGGTGGTAGCGATCAACCTGCTTGCAAAAGCAGCGGCTCTCGTTGTCCCAAAGCCAATAGAAAGCTCGGCAGTACCGGAGCGCTCCTCCTCATCTGACGACACTACCATTGCAGCGATCACTGCTGCTATTCATCACCACAATAAGCTCAAAACAAATAGTGTTTAA
- a CDS encoding citrate lyase holo-[acyl-carrier protein] synthase: MDSVSPHEQYHAQREKFLSHYRLPIVTLKLNLPNELNHKGFAQSLFESALNAFEQKLNESNIQIADKKLFPNASHQAMFSVQFHSITLLKKLMMQLERDHPWGALFNFDVTSEQGETLSRRSAYMQPRRCIICSEPMQTCIATKRHTVTEVEQAVVKLMAMGD; the protein is encoded by the coding sequence TTGGACTCGGTCAGCCCACATGAACAATACCATGCACAGCGTGAGAAATTCCTAAGCCACTATCGACTACCGATTGTGACGTTAAAACTTAACCTACCGAATGAACTCAACCACAAAGGATTTGCCCAATCTCTTTTTGAGTCAGCACTCAACGCTTTTGAACAGAAGTTAAACGAAAGCAATATTCAAATTGCCGACAAAAAGCTTTTCCCCAATGCGAGTCACCAAGCCATGTTTTCTGTTCAATTTCATTCAATCACTTTGCTTAAAAAACTGATGATGCAACTTGAAAGGGATCACCCTTGGGGGGCGCTGTTTAATTTTGACGTCACATCAGAGCAAGGGGAAACATTGTCACGTCGTTCCGCTTACATGCAACCAAGACGTTGTATTATTTGCTCAGAGCCGATGCAAACGTGCATTGCGACTAAGCGCCATACCGTAACGGAGGTCGAACAGGCGGTTGTGAAACTGATGGCGATGGGCGATTAG
- the citC gene encoding [citrate (pro-3S)-lyase] ligase, which translates to MLTSYYFEKVRRQNIRKFEPVKAFLTRMGLGIDADVEFFVVAFSNGQVVATGGLAGNTLKSIAVDESLQGKGVSTSLISELVKSAYDLGRFNLFIYTKPENYKLFKEAGFHLLASVKNRVVLLENSKSRLNDYCARLRRLKQFGQRVGSIVMNANPFTFGHRHLVEKAASECDWVHLFVVKEDRSFFSYQDRLLMIQQGLKDLKNVIIHEGSDYIISRATFPSYFLKDEGVINYCHTAMDLQIFRTHIAPALGITHRYVGTEPLCKVTNFYNQQMQQWLTTPTLESDPITLIEIPRMECDKEPVSASLVRNLLFDNQWNMIEKLVPRTTYLHLKRLFDVETSPYQVKRRAMSVTERQQAQPA; encoded by the coding sequence GTGCTGACGTCATATTATTTTGAAAAAGTACGTAGACAAAATATTCGTAAATTTGAGCCAGTGAAGGCATTTCTCACCCGTATGGGCTTGGGCATTGATGCTGACGTAGAGTTTTTCGTTGTTGCCTTTTCGAACGGGCAGGTGGTCGCTACCGGAGGTTTGGCGGGGAACACGTTGAAGTCGATCGCTGTCGATGAGAGTTTACAAGGCAAAGGTGTTTCGACCAGTTTAATTAGCGAGTTGGTCAAGTCTGCCTATGATTTAGGTCGTTTCAATTTATTTATTTATACCAAACCAGAAAACTACAAGTTATTTAAAGAAGCAGGCTTTCATTTGCTTGCCTCGGTTAAAAATCGAGTGGTTTTACTGGAAAACAGTAAATCACGCCTCAATGACTATTGCGCGCGTTTAAGACGGCTAAAGCAGTTTGGTCAACGTGTTGGTAGTATTGTAATGAATGCCAATCCTTTCACTTTTGGGCATCGCCATTTAGTTGAGAAAGCCGCTTCAGAGTGTGATTGGGTACACTTGTTTGTGGTTAAAGAAGATCGTTCATTCTTCTCCTATCAAGATAGGTTGTTGATGATTCAACAAGGTTTGAAGGACCTGAAAAATGTGATTATTCACGAGGGTTCGGATTACATTATCTCTCGAGCAACCTTTCCAAGTTATTTCTTGAAAGATGAAGGGGTGATTAATTACTGCCATACTGCGATGGATCTACAAATATTCCGCACACACATTGCGCCTGCTTTGGGGATTACACATCGTTACGTGGGGACAGAGCCACTGTGCAAAGTGACGAACTTCTATAACCAACAAATGCAGCAATGGCTCACCACACCCACATTAGAAAGTGATCCGATTACTCTTATTGAGATTCCTCGTATGGAGTGCGATAAAGAACCCGTCTCTGCATCTTTAGTGCGAAACCTGTTGTTTGATAATCAATGGAACATGATAGAGAAGTTAGTGCCGAGGACGACATATCTACATTTGAAAAGACTGTTTGATGTAGAAACCTCCCCTTATCAAGTTAAGCGCCGTGCGATGTCGGTAACAGAAAGGCAGCAAGCACAGCCAGCATGA
- a CDS encoding tripartite tricarboxylate transporter permease — protein sequence MSEIFANLINGFGVAFQPYHLLLVTVGGVLGTVVGMLPGLGPATGVAVLLPMTFAMGPTAALITMTGVYIGAMFGGSRSSILINTPGDGAALAATFDGYPMAQKGRAESALAISAIASLIGGMIAAVLMTLLAEPVAGFALKFGPAEYFLLMVAALSMTASMSKGNMLKGFLSMVIGLAIATIGIDAQTGTERFTFGNLHLQTGVDFLVVIIGIYAMGEVFKSFSSLSKGTKKAQTKFKRIWIEGDDWKRSKWPILRSAPVGFLVGSLPGAGGTMASLMCYNNEKQLSKNSEEFGHGAIEGLAAPESANNAASIGAMIPMLSLGVPGSGTTAVMMGALLMLGIQPGPLLFVQHADVAWGLIASMFVANIILAVVNIPLAGVLVRVLAIPPKVLYPIVLGLAFIGCYAISNSVIEFYILVILGVAGVVMKRANIPTAPMILAVIVGGTMEQSFRQAFRISNQDLTIFASSTVSQALIAITVLSIALPVISMIRSKRKAQLEQPA from the coding sequence ATGAGTGAAATTTTTGCTAACTTAATTAACGGGTTTGGCGTTGCATTCCAGCCATACCATCTATTGCTCGTGACCGTTGGTGGTGTTCTGGGTACTGTGGTGGGTATGTTACCCGGCCTTGGCCCTGCTACCGGGGTTGCAGTATTACTACCAATGACATTTGCGATGGGGCCGACAGCAGCACTGATCACTATGACGGGTGTTTATATCGGTGCAATGTTTGGTGGCTCACGTAGCTCGATTCTAATCAACACCCCAGGGGATGGAGCCGCACTGGCTGCAACCTTTGATGGCTACCCTATGGCGCAGAAAGGACGAGCTGAGTCGGCATTGGCAATCTCGGCTATCGCATCACTAATCGGTGGTATGATTGCTGCAGTGCTGATGACTTTACTCGCTGAGCCTGTTGCAGGTTTTGCGCTTAAGTTTGGTCCTGCGGAATACTTCCTATTGATGGTTGCTGCGCTATCGATGACTGCATCGATGTCTAAAGGCAATATGCTCAAAGGCTTCTTATCGATGGTGATTGGCTTAGCTATTGCGACCATTGGTATTGATGCTCAAACAGGTACAGAACGTTTTACTTTTGGCAACTTACACCTACAAACTGGTGTCGATTTCCTAGTTGTTATCATCGGTATCTATGCAATGGGTGAAGTGTTTAAGAGCTTTAGCTCTTTAAGCAAAGGCACCAAAAAAGCGCAGACTAAGTTCAAACGAATTTGGATTGAAGGTGATGACTGGAAACGTTCAAAATGGCCTATCTTGCGTAGTGCTCCTGTCGGCTTCCTAGTGGGATCACTGCCAGGTGCTGGTGGTACGATGGCGTCTCTGATGTGTTACAACAACGAGAAGCAGCTATCTAAAAACAGTGAAGAGTTCGGCCATGGTGCAATTGAAGGACTAGCTGCGCCTGAATCAGCTAACAATGCTGCCTCGATTGGTGCAATGATCCCTATGTTATCACTGGGTGTTCCAGGTTCTGGTACGACTGCGGTAATGATGGGTGCACTACTGATGTTGGGTATTCAGCCAGGTCCATTGTTGTTTGTTCAACACGCAGATGTTGCATGGGGTCTAATTGCAAGTATGTTTGTTGCTAACATCATTCTTGCGGTCGTTAACATTCCTCTTGCGGGTGTGCTGGTACGCGTATTGGCAATTCCACCTAAGGTGTTGTACCCAATCGTTCTTGGTCTAGCATTCATTGGTTGTTACGCAATCAGCAACTCAGTTATTGAGTTCTACATCCTAGTTATCCTTGGTGTGGCTGGCGTGGTAATGAAGCGTGCGAATATTCCAACTGCACCAATGATCCTTGCTGTTATCGTAGGCGGTACGATGGAACAATCATTCCGTCAGGCGTTTAGAATCTCTAACCAAGACCTAACGATTTTTGCTAGCTCAACGGTATCCCAAGCTCTGATCGCAATTACGGTACTGTCGATTGCACTACCAGTTATCAGCATGATTCGTAGCAAGCGCAAAGCGCAACTTGAACAGCCTGCTTAA
- a CDS encoding tripartite tricarboxylate transporter TctB family protein, with product MENKKVRPNWDAFTGIFSIGFGLIYGGMTYAMPRAAFGNPLDPVYFPMGVAVLSIIVGGILLAKSNIKASIQAWVDLINEDEIKKFDRKRIFYTCLVSIGYALVFDPLGYVISTFMFLFAMLSITSGLSEWKKSAAIALAFSVTVFFIFNTLLAISLPPLPFMG from the coding sequence ATGGAAAACAAAAAAGTTCGTCCAAACTGGGATGCGTTTACCGGCATATTTAGCATCGGTTTTGGTTTAATTTATGGTGGTATGACATATGCGATGCCTAGGGCTGCATTTGGTAATCCATTAGACCCAGTTTATTTCCCAATGGGAGTAGCAGTACTGTCGATTATTGTCGGCGGCATTCTGCTGGCAAAAAGTAATATTAAAGCTTCTATCCAAGCTTGGGTTGATTTGATCAATGAAGACGAAATCAAAAAGTTCGACCGTAAGCGTATCTTCTATACCTGTCTAGTCTCCATTGGTTACGCCTTGGTTTTTGACCCTCTAGGCTATGTGATCAGTACGTTTATGTTCCTGTTTGCAATGTTAAGCATTACGAGTGGGCTTTCAGAGTGGAAGAAGAGCGCGGCCATCGCATTGGCATTTTCCGTCACGGTTTTCTTCATTTTCAACACACTATTGGCAATTAGCCTTCCACCACTTCCATTTATGGGGTAA
- a CDS encoding Bug family tripartite tricarboxylate transporter substrate binding protein translates to MNMKLKSLMIGAAMTSVAALPLSSVAAQDYPPKTLSFVAPSGAGGGWDLTIRTVAKTLKDTGLVEANMPITNRPGGGGAVNLAYMQTQKGSDKLITVYSPPILLTNLTGASKYSYQDTTPLARLITDYGAFVVSKDSKYSSINEVMEALKKDPKSVKVGGTSAAGSMDHIQFLMIAKAAGVPNINQIDYISFQDGGAVAQVLGGHVDLISTGLGDVVQLVESGNLRALAQTADKRIGEGKVAEIPTVKEQGIDATFENWRGLFGPKDMPDYAVKYWNKTLKEMVETPEWAEARKRNGWDAAYQTGEEFNQFLAKTNEEYKQILAEIFKK, encoded by the coding sequence ATGAATATGAAACTAAAGAGTTTGATGATTGGAGCAGCGATGACCTCTGTAGCTGCATTACCATTGAGCAGTGTGGCAGCGCAAGACTATCCACCAAAAACACTTTCTTTTGTTGCTCCTTCTGGTGCTGGTGGTGGTTGGGATCTCACCATCAGAACCGTCGCTAAGACTCTTAAAGATACAGGCTTAGTAGAAGCAAACATGCCAATCACTAACCGTCCTGGCGGCGGTGGCGCTGTGAACCTAGCCTATATGCAAACACAAAAAGGCAGTGACAAGCTCATTACGGTTTACTCACCGCCGATTCTACTTACGAACCTTACAGGTGCAAGTAAGTACAGCTACCAAGACACCACTCCACTTGCACGCCTAATTACAGACTACGGAGCGTTTGTTGTTTCAAAAGATTCGAAATACAGCTCGATCAATGAAGTAATGGAAGCTTTAAAGAAAGATCCTAAATCTGTCAAAGTTGGTGGTACTTCAGCTGCAGGTAGTATGGACCACATTCAGTTCTTGATGATCGCTAAAGCGGCGGGCGTTCCTAACATCAATCAGATTGACTACATCTCGTTTCAAGACGGTGGTGCAGTGGCTCAGGTATTGGGCGGACACGTTGACCTCATTTCAACCGGTCTTGGCGATGTTGTTCAGCTAGTTGAAAGTGGCAACTTACGTGCTCTTGCTCAGACAGCGGACAAGCGAATCGGTGAAGGTAAAGTTGCAGAAATCCCAACCGTAAAAGAGCAAGGTATTGATGCAACGTTTGAAAACTGGCGTGGCCTGTTTGGACCAAAAGACATGCCAGATTACGCAGTCAAATACTGGAACAAAACACTGAAAGAAATGGTGGAAACACCTGAGTGGGCGGAAGCGCGTAAGCGTAATGGCTGGGATGCTGCCTACCAAACAGGTGAGGAGTTCAATCAGTTCTTAGCGAAGACAAACGAGGAGTATAAGCAAATCCTCGCAGAGATCTTCAAGAAGTAA
- a CDS encoding PilZ domain-containing protein, producing the protein MIKAAQINVSTKMHNAEALPMIEHGSEVMLTITTPVGATFSCRTKFLAKHSNHRILLELPEVNRIQFQVYFQEGFWLHLHVVSTQGEGYAIQFRSQIESVLKQPVPMMVVTIPQMMDVSTLRKELRFDVKLSATLCIDDKLVACQVKNISKSGCQFVLSSLGLDIESGKKVSLQVRTNSQRNYSLPLLSGYVRNKQTVGTHTAYGVEFALEDAHNVRSLLSNLVDRYKHALLGYSKKEWSGVEHHAQVTAMDVDAQHSQL; encoded by the coding sequence ATGATAAAAGCTGCACAAATCAACGTCTCGACTAAAATGCATAACGCAGAAGCTCTTCCGATGATCGAGCATGGCAGTGAAGTTATGCTCACGATTACTACGCCTGTCGGTGCCACATTCTCTTGTCGCACCAAGTTTCTTGCTAAACATTCTAATCACCGTATTTTGCTTGAACTTCCAGAGGTCAATCGCATCCAGTTCCAAGTCTACTTCCAAGAAGGTTTTTGGCTGCACTTGCATGTGGTATCGACTCAAGGTGAAGGATATGCGATTCAGTTTCGTTCACAAATTGAAAGCGTGTTAAAACAACCAGTGCCTATGATGGTGGTGACGATACCGCAGATGATGGATGTCTCCACATTGCGAAAAGAGCTTCGATTTGACGTCAAACTGAGTGCGACATTGTGTATCGATGATAAGCTCGTTGCTTGTCAGGTGAAGAATATTTCGAAAAGTGGCTGCCAGTTTGTGTTGTCATCCCTAGGACTGGATATTGAGTCTGGAAAGAAAGTGTCTTTGCAAGTGAGAACCAATAGTCAGAGGAATTACTCTCTTCCTTTATTGTCTGGGTATGTTCGCAATAAGCAAACCGTTGGTACGCATACCGCTTATGGTGTCGAGTTTGCTCTAGAAGACGCACATAATGTACGTTCACTGTTATCTAACTTGGTTGACCGCTATAAGCATGCATTGCTTGGATACAGTAAAAAGGAGTGGTCAGGAGTCGAGCATCATGCTCAAGTTACCGCGATGGATGTCGATGCACAGCATTCTCAGTTATAA
- a CDS encoding VOC family protein, whose amino-acid sequence MISKDYLPPNTPIVSNYIVVDDIAAFTLFLTSTFQGQIVSEQKDSQGSLVHANVRIENAILSVHQSQQAQDKTQTSLLIYVENVEAVIAQASKYGVTVKHQPSDNSAFEHTACIADSWGNLWWLASYVGK is encoded by the coding sequence ATGATTAGCAAAGATTACTTGCCACCTAATACGCCAATCGTCTCCAACTATATTGTTGTTGATGATATCGCAGCATTCACCCTGTTCTTAACATCAACGTTCCAAGGTCAAATCGTCAGTGAGCAAAAAGACTCGCAAGGGTCACTTGTTCACGCCAATGTGCGCATTGAAAACGCAATTCTCTCCGTACATCAATCTCAACAAGCACAAGACAAAACACAAACATCTTTGTTGATTTATGTTGAAAACGTCGAAGCGGTTATTGCTCAAGCATCCAAGTATGGTGTAACTGTTAAACATCAACCGAGTGACAACAGTGCGTTCGAACATACCGCATGTATCGCGGACAGCTGGGGTAACTTGTGGTGGCTTGCAAGCTACGTAGGCAAGTAA
- a CDS encoding acyltransferase family protein, whose product MSKHRLLELDALRGVAAFCVVLYHYIYRYDEIYSHPEMSVAWIQVAEFGVQLFFMISGFVIFWTLNRTQRPLDFIVSRFSRLYPVYWAALFVTFAVVSLFGLPGREVALTEAIMNVLMFHEYLLVPHVDGVYWTLTVELTFYFWMFTLYLTSRLDSVESYSLVIIFFSVLHSLGVLDIPAPIYKILLMRDLPMFLAGICFYRLMSDGGDKRRIMLTLCLTLLSSLAIYSWREFCIFAGFYAVFFLATSNRLPILSVRPLVALGAISYSLYLVHQNIGYVIINYTYQLGINPILGIIAAVLVSIAIASVLTKYVEKPSLARIRSAYRQSEQMQKMARKLSFSFGR is encoded by the coding sequence ATGAGTAAGCACAGGTTACTAGAGCTGGATGCGTTAAGAGGGGTGGCGGCTTTTTGCGTGGTACTTTATCACTACATTTATCGTTATGACGAGATTTACTCTCATCCTGAGATGAGTGTCGCTTGGATTCAGGTTGCAGAGTTTGGCGTACAGCTGTTCTTTATGATCAGTGGTTTCGTTATTTTTTGGACTCTGAATCGAACGCAAAGACCGTTAGACTTTATCGTGTCACGGTTTTCTCGACTCTATCCAGTATATTGGGCGGCGCTGTTTGTCACTTTTGCTGTCGTCTCTCTGTTTGGTTTACCTGGCAGGGAAGTGGCATTGACCGAAGCCATCATGAATGTGCTGATGTTTCACGAGTATCTTTTGGTTCCCCATGTTGATGGCGTCTACTGGACGCTGACCGTCGAACTGACGTTCTATTTTTGGATGTTTACCCTGTATTTGACATCACGATTGGATAGCGTTGAGAGTTACAGTTTGGTGATCATTTTCTTCTCAGTGCTTCATTCTTTGGGCGTGCTCGATATTCCTGCGCCGATCTACAAGATACTTTTGATGCGAGATCTGCCAATGTTTCTCGCTGGTATCTGTTTTTATCGCTTGATGAGTGATGGTGGTGACAAGCGAAGAATCATGTTGACTCTTTGTCTCACGTTGCTTTCATCATTAGCGATCTATTCGTGGCGAGAGTTTTGCATTTTTGCTGGCTTCTATGCGGTGTTTTTCCTCGCCACAAGCAATAGATTGCCGATATTGAGTGTGCGACCATTAGTGGCGCTTGGTGCCATTTCATATTCCTTATATCTTGTTCATCAAAACATCGGTTATGTCATCATCAACTATACCTATCAATTGGGCATAAATCCGATTCTGGGTATCATCGCGGCGGTTCTTGTGTCGATTGCCATTGCGAGTGTATTAACTAAGTATGTAGAGAAACCGTCACTTGCACGGATTAGAAGCGCTTATCGGCAGAGTGAACAGATGCAGAAGATGGCAAGAAAGCTATCTTTCTCGTTTGGGCGCTAA